One Eurosta solidaginis isolate ZX-2024a chromosome 5, ASM4086904v1, whole genome shotgun sequence DNA segment encodes these proteins:
- the LOC137253288 gene encoding uncharacterized protein isoform X2: MDKHILDSSGKATISNDGATIKKLLDKIITQRSVLKWYKLIWKRYFVTKTLEDYRALSAVVQQNITWIKATTPAKEPVSCQRFSLDLEEDLQTLLEARAAPRVANVDQHESNVAVSGNAMNKIFEMEDENKSNNANTIKRIPYNNKHPICKVGSIERVRRR; this comes from the exons atggacaagcatattctTGATTCCAGTGgcaaggccacaatttcaaatgatggggcaaccattaagaaactattggataaaataataacacaacgtagcgtgctcaagtggtataagcttatctggaaaagatatttcgtaacgaaaaccctggaagattaccgcgccttgtctgctgtggttcaacaaaatataacttggat aaaggctacaacgcctgctaaagagccggtatcttgccaacgctttagcttggatttagaggaggatctacaaactttgctagaagcacgcgcagctcctcgtgtagcgaatgtggatcaacacgagagtaacgttgctgttagcggaaatgcaatgaacaaaatatttgaaatggaggatgaaaataaatccaacaatgcAAACACTATAAAGAGGATTCCTTATAATAATAAAC ATCCTATATGCAAGGTGGGAAGTATCGAAAGAGTACGACGGCGTTAG
- the LOC137253288 gene encoding uncharacterized protein isoform X1 — protein sequence MDKHILDSSGKATISNDGATIKKLLDKIITQRSVLKWYKLIWKRYFVTKTLEDYRALSAVVQQNITWIKATTPAKEPVSCQRFSLDLEEDLQTLLEARAAPRVANVDQHESNVAVSGNAMNKIFEMEDENKSNNANTIKRIPYNNKRTSDESFMALEKMCDKTASDPDSTLFKYIHSENKDMVKEDAKKRSADGNSVIMISG from the exons atggacaagcatattctTGATTCCAGTGgcaaggccacaatttcaaatgatggggcaaccattaagaaactattggataaaataataacacaacgtagcgtgctcaagtggtataagcttatctggaaaagatatttcgtaacgaaaaccctggaagattaccgcgccttgtctgctgtggttcaacaaaatataacttggat aaaggctacaacgcctgctaaagagccggtatcttgccaacgctttagcttggatttagaggaggatctacaaactttgctagaagcacgcgcagctcctcgtgtagcgaatgtggatcaacacgagagtaacgttgctgttagcggaaatgcaatgaacaaaatatttgaaatggaggatgaaaataaatccaacaatgcAAACACTATAAAGAGGATTCCTTATAATAATAAACGTACGTCTGATGAAAGTTTTAtggctttggaaaaaatgtgtgataaaacagcatccgatcctgacagcacactatttaagtacatacatagcgaGAACAAGGATATGGTTAAAGAAGATGCTAAAAAGCGCAGCGCCGATGGAAATTCGGTAATAATGATTTCAGGATGA
- the LOC137253288 gene encoding uncharacterized protein isoform X3, producing MLIQIVRIAVINIIKATTPAKEPVSCQRFSLDLEEDLQTLLEARAAPRVANVDQHESNVAVSGNAMNKIFEMEDENKSNNANTIKRIPYNNKRTSDESFMALEKMCDKTASDPDSTLFKYIHSENKDMVKEDAKKRSADGNSVIMISG from the exons atgttaatacaaattgtgcgtattgcggtgataaacatcat aaaggctacaacgcctgctaaagagccggtatcttgccaacgctttagcttggatttagaggaggatctacaaactttgctagaagcacgcgcagctcctcgtgtagcgaatgtggatcaacacgagagtaacgttgctgttagcggaaatgcaatgaacaaaatatttgaaatggaggatgaaaataaatccaacaatgcAAACACTATAAAGAGGATTCCTTATAATAATAAACGTACGTCTGATGAAAGTTTTAtggctttggaaaaaatgtgtgataaaacagcatccgatcctgacagcacactatttaagtacatacatagcgaGAACAAGGATATGGTTAAAGAAGATGCTAAAAAGCGCAGCGCCGATGGAAATTCGGTAATAATGATTTCAGGATGA
- the LOC137253288 gene encoding uncharacterized protein isoform X5, translated as MQRKATTPAKEPVSCQRFSLDLEEDLQTLLEARAAPRVANVDQHESNVAVSGNAMNKIFEMEDENKSNNANTIKRIPYNNKRTSDESFMALEKMCDKTASDPDSTLFKYIHSENKDMVKEDAKKRSADGNSVIMISG; from the exons atgcaacg aaaggctacaacgcctgctaaagagccggtatcttgccaacgctttagcttggatttagaggaggatctacaaactttgctagaagcacgcgcagctcctcgtgtagcgaatgtggatcaacacgagagtaacgttgctgttagcggaaatgcaatgaacaaaatatttgaaatggaggatgaaaataaatccaacaatgcAAACACTATAAAGAGGATTCCTTATAATAATAAACGTACGTCTGATGAAAGTTTTAtggctttggaaaaaatgtgtgataaaacagcatccgatcctgacagcacactatttaagtacatacatagcgaGAACAAGGATATGGTTAAAGAAGATGCTAAAAAGCGCAGCGCCGATGGAAATTCGGTAATAATGATTTCAGGATGA
- the LOC137253288 gene encoding tRNA (guanine(26)-N(2))-dimethyltransferase-like isoform X4 yields the protein MRHNGVEHLIVPSEGDAMTLMYLSTSYEKRFDVIDLDPYGCLNRFLDGAIQSLTSGGSLLVNANDMAVLAGNTPEACNAKYSSVPLRMKCCHDMGLRILLHCIETHSNRYGKYIEPLLSISANFYIPVFVRMHSSQAKCKYSMSKQ from the exons atgcgacacaatggagtggaacatttaattgtgccaagcgaaggggatgcaat gactctcatgtacctttcaacttcatatgagaagcgtttcgatgttatagacctagatccttatggttgtctgaatcgctttctggatggcgctatacaatcactgacgagtgggggttcattacttgtaaatgcgaatgatatggctgtgctggcaggcaatacgcctgaagcctgcaatgccaaatatagttctgtgcctttgcgtatgaaatgctgccatgatatgggattgcgtatactattgcattgcattgaaacgcactctaatcgttatggaaaatatattgagccacttttgagcatttctgccaatttttatatacccgtatttgtgcgtatgcatagtagtcaagcgaagtgtaaatatagcatgag caaacaatga
- the Art7 gene encoding protein arginine N-methyltransferase 7, producing the protein MRIQLLQKIYKTFHNSCKPMAIFTKVVNPLTGEKDWAVQSDDYDYQMELTCTGFGDMLHDRERNQKYYAALHKAVADMHADGRQVHVLDIGTGTGILSMMALKAGADTVTACEAFMPMANCAQRIFEANGCSDRARLVKKRSTEICIGKDMPHKANLLVAELLDTELIGEGAISIYNHAHDELLTDDVVCIPSQATCYAQMVHSSLAAQWNTMKIVADLDGNILLKPPKEVLECKGDAAVHDMQMSQLQLEHFRLLSKAMEIFAFDFNRKAKRETQRQNLLEVEALQAGSTDLIFYWWDIKMYAADDTTLSCAPWWAHPDSKKSPHVIPWRDHWMQGVYYIPKPLNIPSKGEKFILNCNHDEYSLWFDVHSSMKSAEMTVVPRHSCTCNLHVAYSRSRIGQMNQSVRSKRYLNYLEQNLTKDSRVLCLGDCCILGLAIAKMGVASVLLCETQVFSRRFMYSVAQCNETTNVQFVKGLKELNDKTLTELTHVFAEPYFLNAILPWDNFQFGYLLQSILAKLPTTVRIAPHSAKIFAVPVEFSDLHKIRTPVRTCESFDLSLFDEMIKQARSTIPDSKIEAQPLWEYPCKALSEPQEVLNVIFRNFNTEQSSNGTITIERNGCCNGVALWVEWNIDGSRSPKSVVSTGPIETIVPGNFIKWDMFIRQGVQLFEQNHEVFKEKSAVRWTVKHKPLSNKIEFDFNVHSS; encoded by the exons ATGCGAATCCAACtcttgcaaaaaatatataaaacatttcataactcatGTAAACCAATGGCAATTTTCACAAAAGTGGTTAACCCTTTGACGGGTGAAAAGGATTGGGCAGTACAAAGTGATGACTACGACTACCAAATGGAGCTAACATGTACCGGCTTTGGAGACATGCTGCACGATCGTGAACGCAACCAAAAATACTATGCAGCACTCCATAAAGCAGTAGCCGATATGCACGCCGATGGACGACAAGTACATGTTTTAGATATTGGCACTGGCACAGGTATACTCTCAATGATGGCGCTCAAAGCTGGCGCTGATACAGTAACAGCATGTGAAGCATTTATGCCGATGGCAAATTGTGCACAACGTATATTCGAAGCAAATGGCTGTTCTGATAGAGCGCGTTTAGTGAAGAAACGTTCAACGGAGATTTGTATTGGTAAAGATATGCCACATAAGGCCAACCTTTTAGTGGCAGAGCTGTTAGATACAGAATTAATTGGCGAAGGGGCGATTAGCATTTATAACCATGCACATGATGAACTGCTGACGGATGATGTAGTTTGTATACCATCGCAAGCTACTTGTTATGCTCAAATGGTACACTCTTCACTTGCAGCACAATGGAATACAATGAAAATTGTAGCTGACTTAGATGGTAATATACTATTGAAGCCGCCCAAAGAAGTACTGGAATGCAAAGGTGATGCGGCGGTGCATGATATGCAAATGTCACAGTTGCAATTGGAGCACTTTCGCTTACTGTCAAAAGCAATGGAAATATTTGCCTTTGATTTCAATCGAAAAGCGAAGAGAGAAACGCAACGACAGAATTTGTTAGAAGTAGAAGCATTGCAAGCTGGTTCAACAGATCTCATATTTTATTGGTGggatataaaaatgtatgcagcCGATGATACAACATTAAGTTGTGCGCCATGGTGGGCACATCCGGACAGCAAAAAATCACCGCATGTTATACCGTGGCGTGATCATTGGATGCAAGGTGTTTATTATATACCAAAACCATTGAACATCCCAAGTAAAGGTGAAAAATTTATACTCAATTGCAATCACGATGAGTACTCGCTTTGGTTTGATGTTCATAGCTCAATGAAGTCAGCTGAAATGACCGTTGTACCACGCCACTCATGCACTTGTAATTTACATGTTGCCTATTCACGTTCACGCATTGGTCAAATGAATCAATCTGTTCGTAGCAAACGGTATCTCAACTATTTAGAGCAAAACCTAACTAAGGACTCTCGTGTCCTTTGTCTTGGCGATTGTTGTATTTTGGGTTTGGCTATAgccaaaatgggtgtggcatcggTGTTGTTATGCGAAACGCAAGTGTTTTCCCGTCGTTTCATGTATAGTGTGGCTCAATGTAATGAAACAACGAACGTACAGTTCGTTAAAGGCCTAAAGGAGCTGAATGATAAGACTTTAACAGAGTTGACGCACGTATTTGCGGAGCCATATTTCTTGAACGCCATTTTGCCTTGGGACAATTTCCAATTTGGTTATCTGTTACAAAGTATTTTAGCGAAGTTGCCAACTACAGTGCGGATAGCACCACATTCAGCTAAAATATTCGCTGTGCCTGTGGAATTTAGTGATCTACATAAAATACGTACACCTGTTCGGACATGTGAAAGCTTCGATTTGAGCTTATTCGATGAAATGATTAAG CAAGCGAGATCAACCATACCGGACAGCAAAATTGAAGCACAGCCACTTTGGGAATATCCCTGTAAAGCATTATCTGAACCCCAAGAGGTTTTGAATGTCATCTTTCGCAATTTTAATACGGAACAAAGCAGTAATGGAACGATTACAATTGAGAG aaACGGTTGCTGCAATGGTGTTGCCCTATGGGTTGAATGGAATATTGATGGAAGTAGAAGTCCAAAATCCGTAGTAAGTACCGGCCCTATAGAAACAATTGTACCCGGTAACTTCATTAAATGGGATATGTTTATACGGCAAGGCGTACAATTATTTGAGCAGAATCatgaagtttttaaagaaaagaGCGCTGTACGATGGACTGTTAAGCACAAGCCGTTATCGAATAAAATAGAATTTGATTTTAATGTGCATAGCTCATGA
- the LOC137253291 gene encoding tektin-B1, producing MAHQTVITLEKPLPHLALSDWNQRVNQLRNVADARRDDAFNIRHSARTLRNETRIEGDWTNYETNEALADRIAELARWRETIARTLERIVREVKMLQEEKAGTERELEALQTPISVVAECLTMRDCRLGSELTYDDADTEIKNELAIIENNQRLLADQCQRAWEKLSRLEEVKFKLNLEVENKSEAEVLDVAQLDLNKFAANITYKPDAVRNPKNCCSYPTWLEHTKNMKQMAENELADTYAIREALFVCREKARNMLLTQQERAEHAIRKRIFETQRARNELQWQQKKMKEEMERAVCEIKTLEQALRDKTDGLKLAETRLENRAQRSGMELCLDEAHDQLCLEVRKLQAIRRRLMDKIDEAKANYNLLEEHAQKIDVDLENKQHSLMTDIRALDLRQRLKGGEFGQKQTSPTAQTDRNIVLTQMDQEIPKN from the exons ATGGCTCATCAAACGGTCATAACATTGGAAAAGCCATTACCACATTTGGCGTTATCAGATTGGAATCAACGTGTGAATCAGCTACGCAATGTCGCCGATGCAAGGCGGGATGATGCCTTCAATATACGACATAGTGCACGAACTCTACGCAATGAGACACGCATCGAGGGTGATTGGACCAATTACGAAACTAATGAAGCTTTAGCAGATCG CATCGCAGAGTTGGCTCGTTGGCGTGAGACCATAGCCAGAACACTTGAACGCATTGTAAGAGAAGTAAAAATGCTTCAAGAAGAAAAAGCGGGTACGGAACGTGAACTTGAAGCCTTGCAGACGCCTATTAGTGTTGTTGCAGAATGCTTGACAATGCGTGATTGTCGTCTAGGTTCTGAGTTGACCTATGATGATGCTGAtacggaaattaaaaatgaattggCAATAATTGAGAACAATCAACGTTTACTCGCCGATCAATGCCAGCGTGCATGGGAAAAATTGAGTCGCCTGGAAGAGGTGAAATTCAAGCTTAACCTGGAAGTGGAAAATAAATCTGAAGCTGAGGTATTGGATGTGGCACAATTGGATTTAAATAAGTTTGCGGCAAACATTACTTACAAACCTGATGCAGTGCGTAATCCGAAGAA TTGTTGCTCTTATCCAACATGGTTAGAgcatacaaaaaatatgaaaCAAATGGCAGAAAATGAGTTGGCTGACACCTATGCTATACGTGAAGCGTTATTTGTATGTCGCGAGAAGGCACGTAACATGTTACTAACACAACAGGAACGCGCGGAGCATGCCATACGTAAGCGCATCTTCGAGACTCAACGTGCACGTAATGAACTTCAATGGCAACAAAAGAAG ATGAAAGAAGAAATGGAACGTGCAGTATGTGAAATCAAAACTCTTGAACAAGCTTTAAGAGATAAAACAGATGGTTTGAAACTAGCTGAAACGCGTTTAGAGAATCGAGCACAACGTTCAGGCATGGAATTATGCTTGGATGAGGCACATGATCAGCTGTGCTTGGAGGTGCGAAAATTGCAGGCTATACGACGCCGATTAATGGACAAAATTGATGAGGCTAAAGCTAATTACAATTTATTGGAGGAACATGCCCAAAAGATCGATGTCGATTTGGAAAATAAACAACATTCTTTAATGACTGATATACGCGCTTTAGATTTGCGTCAACGTTTGAAAGGTGGTGAATTTGGTCAAAAGCAGACATCACCCACTGCTCAAACTGATCGTAATATTGTGCTGACACAAATGGATCAGGAGATACCGAAAAATTAa
- the LOC137254404 gene encoding uncharacterized protein, translating to MEFNKRSRTTNREQFSLMVERMKLNKDIAKNISKQPPDVLSVFWTSLGTDLNALGPPTKSIAEWKKVWSDFKSSIKKKMSHNRTQMLPWKRKLRSWYVLNLPRHIERGASETFLSVAVNNAETGIAGSEENGNQNTPAASSSQPQQRTPRRRSQMTLLKTQIDLQKKFHDNVSSAMRSQKRKMEDLTKSIKNIEKSISSLNRNTEQICSVLTDLVAETKRHNLAIEKLLRDKTLVKGQLLQLELERVNSALLKPSLPHPSMHPLPPSLQ from the exons ATGGAATTCAATAAAAG AAGTCGCACCACAAATCGCGAACAATTTTCTTTAATGGTTGAACGGATGAAGCTCAACAAGGACATCGCCAAAAACATATCCAAGCAGCCGCCAGACGTACTTTCAGTGTTTTGGACATCCCTAGGCACCGACTTAAATGCGTTGGGACCTCCAACAAAGTCCAttgctgagtggaaaaaa GTATGGTCAGATTTCAAATCTTCCATTAAGAAGAAAATGTCCCACAACCGCACCCAAATGCTGCCTTGGAAGAGGAAGTTGCGCAGCTGGTATGTCTTG AACCTGCCCCGCCATATTGAAAGAGGTGCTAGCGAAACATTCCTAAGTGTTGCGGTGAACAATGCAGAAACTGGCATTGCTGGCAGCGAAGAAAACGGCAACCAAAACACTCCTGCAGCTTCTTCTTCGCAGCCACAGCAGAGAACACCACGAAGAAGAAGCCAGATGACGTTGTTAAAAACGCAAATTGATTTGCAGAAAAAGTTTCACGATAACGTTTCATCTGCAATGAGGtcacaaaaaagaaaaatggaagattTGACAAAAAGCATCAAAAACATTGAAAAAAGTATAAGCAGCCTGAACAGGAACACTGAACAAATTTGCTCGGTATTAACGGACTTAGTTGCAGAAACTAAAAGGCATAActtggcaattgaaaagttattgCGGGACAAGACTCTAGTAAAGGGGCAACTCTTGCAACTGGAGCTTGAAAGAGTGAATAGTGCGCTACTAAAACCTTCCCTTCCACATCCTAGCATGCATCCACTACCCCCTTCCCTTCAATAA